A portion of the Citrobacter rodentium NBRC 105723 = DSM 16636 genome contains these proteins:
- the amtB gene encoding ammonium transporter AmtB, translating into MKIATMRTGLATLAMLPGLAMAAPAVADKADNAFMMICTALVLFMTIPGIALFYGGLIRGKNVLSMLTQVTVTFALVCIMWVVFGYSLAFGEGNNFFGNVNWVMLKNIELTAVMGSIYQYIHVAFQGSFACITVGLIVGALAERIRFSAVLIFVVVWLTLSYIPIAHMVWGGGLLASHGALDFAGGTVVHINAAIAGLVGAYLIGKRVGFGKEAFKPHNLPMVFTGTAILYVGWFGFNAGSAGTANEIAALAFVNTVVATAAAILGWIFGEWALRGKPSLLGACSGAIAGLVGVTPACGYIGVGGALIIGVVAGLAGLWGVTMLKRLLRVDDPCDVFGVHGVCGIVGCILTGVFASGALGGVGFADGVTMAHQVLVQLESIAITIVWSGVVAFIGYKLADMTVGLRVPEEQEREGLDVNSHGENAYNA; encoded by the coding sequence ATGAAGATAGCAACGATGAGAACGGGTCTGGCTACGCTGGCGATGCTGCCAGGTCTTGCAATGGCGGCGCCAGCGGTGGCCGATAAAGCCGACAACGCGTTTATGATGATTTGCACCGCGCTGGTGCTGTTTATGACCATACCGGGCATTGCCCTGTTCTACGGCGGCCTGATCCGCGGTAAGAACGTGCTGTCAATGCTGACCCAGGTTACCGTCACCTTCGCGCTGGTGTGCATTATGTGGGTGGTTTTTGGCTATTCGCTCGCCTTCGGGGAAGGGAACAACTTCTTCGGCAACGTGAACTGGGTGATGCTCAAGAATATTGAGCTGACCGCGGTGATGGGCAGTATTTACCAGTACATTCACGTTGCTTTCCAGGGCTCATTTGCCTGTATTACCGTCGGGCTGATCGTCGGGGCGCTGGCGGAGCGCATCCGTTTCTCCGCCGTGCTGATCTTCGTGGTGGTCTGGCTGACGCTCTCCTATATTCCGATTGCCCATATGGTATGGGGCGGCGGCCTGCTGGCGTCGCACGGCGCGCTGGACTTCGCCGGCGGCACGGTGGTACATATCAACGCGGCGATTGCCGGTCTGGTTGGCGCGTATCTGATCGGCAAGCGGGTGGGCTTTGGCAAAGAGGCGTTTAAACCGCATAACCTGCCGATGGTGTTTACCGGTACGGCAATCCTTTACGTCGGCTGGTTTGGCTTTAACGCCGGGTCGGCGGGAACGGCGAATGAAATTGCGGCGCTGGCGTTTGTGAATACGGTAGTGGCGACGGCGGCGGCGATTCTCGGCTGGATCTTCGGCGAATGGGCGCTGCGGGGGAAACCGTCGCTGCTCGGCGCCTGCTCCGGCGCGATTGCCGGTCTGGTTGGCGTGACGCCTGCCTGCGGCTATATCGGCGTCGGCGGCGCGCTGATTATCGGCGTGGTTGCCGGGTTAGCCGGTTTGTGGGGCGTCACCATGCTCAAGCGCCTGCTGCGCGTTGACGACCCGTGCGATGTGTTCGGCGTTCACGGCGTCTGCGGGATTGTCGGCTGTATTCTGACCGGCGTATTCGCTTCCGGCGCGCTGGGCGGCGTGGGCTTTGCCGACGGCGTGACGATGGCGCACCAGGTGCTGGTACAGCTGGAAAGCATCGCCATTACGATTGTCTGGTCCGGGGTGGTCGCTTTTATTGGCTACAAGCTGGCGGATATGACCGTCGGGCTGCGCGTACCAGAAGAGCAGGAGCGCGAGGGGCTGGACGTCAACAGCCACGGCGAGAACGCATATAACGCGTAA
- the glnK gene encoding P-II family nitrogen regulator, translated as MKLVTVVIKPFKLEDVREALSSIGIQGLTVTEVKGFGRQKGHAELYRGAEYSVNFLPKVKIDVAIADDQLEEVVDVISKAAYTGKIGDGKIFVAELQRVIRIRTGEADEAAL; from the coding sequence ATGAAGCTGGTTACCGTGGTGATCAAACCGTTCAAACTGGAAGACGTTCGCGAAGCGCTCTCTTCTATTGGCATTCAGGGGCTGACCGTTACTGAAGTGAAAGGCTTCGGGCGTCAGAAAGGTCACGCCGAGCTCTATCGGGGGGCGGAGTACAGCGTCAATTTCCTGCCAAAAGTGAAGATTGATGTAGCCATTGCCGACGACCAGCTTGAAGAGGTGGTCGATGTTATCAGCAAGGCGGCCTATACCGGAAAGATTGGCGACGGCAAAATTTTCGTCGCAGAACTGCAACGCGTCATTCGTATTCGCACCGGCGAAGCCGACGAAGCGGCGCTGTAA
- a CDS encoding SmdB family multidrug efflux ABC transporter permease/ATP-binding protein, whose amino-acid sequence MRSFAQLWPTLKRLLAYGSPWRKPLGVAVIMLWVAAAAEVSGPLLISYFIDNMVAKNHLPLGIVAGLIAAYIGLQILAASLHYAQSLLFNRAAVGVVQQLRTDVMDAALRQPLSEFDTQPVGQLISRVTNDTEVIRDLYVTVVATVLRSAALIGAMLVAMFSLDWRMALVAILIFPAVLVVMVIYQRYSTPIVRRVRAYLADINDGFNEVINGMSVIQQFRQQVRFGERMGEASRSHYMARMQTLRLDGFLLRPLLSLFSALILCGLLMLFSFTSAGTIEVGVLYAFISYLGRLNEPLIELTTQQSMLQQAVVAGERVFELMDGPRQRYGEDVRPLTSGQIEIDDVSFAYRDDHLVLQNISLSVPSRSFVALVGHTGSGKSTLASLLMGYYPLRHGEIRLDGRPLSTLGHSALRQGVAMVQQDPVVMADTFLANVTLGRDISEEQVWQALETVQLAELARGMSEGIHTRLGEQGNNLSVGQKQLLALARVLVATPQILILDEATASIDSGTEQAIQQALAAVREHTTLVVIAHRLSTIVEADTILVLHRGQAVERGTHHQLLAARGRYWQMYQLQLAGEELAASVREEAHPA is encoded by the coding sequence ATGCGTAGCTTTGCTCAGTTATGGCCGACCCTTAAACGGCTGCTGGCCTACGGTTCACCGTGGCGAAAACCGTTAGGCGTGGCGGTAATCATGCTGTGGGTCGCGGCGGCGGCGGAGGTCAGCGGCCCGCTGTTAATCAGCTACTTTATCGACAATATGGTGGCGAAAAATCATCTGCCGCTGGGCATTGTCGCCGGGCTGATCGCCGCCTATATCGGGCTGCAAATCCTCGCCGCCAGCCTGCATTATGCACAGTCGCTGTTGTTTAACCGCGCCGCCGTCGGAGTGGTGCAACAGCTGCGTACCGACGTGATGGATGCCGCGCTGCGCCAGCCGTTGAGCGAGTTTGACACCCAGCCCGTGGGACAACTCATCTCCCGCGTCACCAACGACACCGAAGTCATTCGCGATCTGTACGTCACGGTGGTGGCGACCGTCCTGCGCAGCGCGGCGCTGATTGGCGCGATGCTGGTGGCGATGTTCAGCCTCGACTGGCGTATGGCGCTGGTGGCGATCCTGATTTTCCCGGCGGTGCTGGTGGTGATGGTTATTTACCAGCGCTACAGTACGCCCATTGTGCGCCGGGTGCGCGCCTATCTTGCCGACATTAACGATGGTTTTAACGAAGTCATTAACGGCATGAGCGTGATTCAGCAGTTCCGCCAGCAGGTGCGCTTTGGCGAGCGGATGGGCGAGGCCAGCCGTTCGCATTATATGGCGCGAATGCAGACCCTGCGTCTGGACGGCTTTTTATTGCGTCCGCTGCTTAGCCTGTTCTCGGCGTTAATCCTTTGCGGCCTGCTGATGCTGTTCAGCTTTACCTCCGCAGGCACTATCGAAGTCGGCGTGCTGTACGCCTTTATCAGCTATCTTGGTCGCCTGAACGAGCCGCTGATTGAACTGACCACCCAGCAGTCGATGCTGCAACAGGCGGTGGTCGCAGGCGAACGGGTGTTCGAGCTGATGGACGGGCCGCGCCAGCGTTACGGCGAGGACGTGCGACCGCTGACCTCGGGGCAGATAGAAATTGATGATGTCTCCTTTGCTTACCGTGATGACCATCTGGTGCTGCAAAACATCAGCCTTTCCGTGCCATCGCGCAGTTTCGTGGCGCTGGTCGGGCACACCGGCAGCGGCAAAAGCACTCTCGCCAGTCTACTGATGGGCTATTACCCGCTGCGCCACGGTGAAATTCGTCTTGATGGCCGTCCGTTGAGCACGCTAGGCCACAGCGCGCTGCGCCAGGGCGTGGCGATGGTGCAGCAGGACCCGGTGGTGATGGCGGACACCTTCCTTGCTAACGTCACGCTGGGGCGGGATATCTCCGAGGAGCAGGTCTGGCAGGCGCTGGAAACCGTACAGCTGGCGGAGCTGGCGCGCGGCATGAGCGAGGGCATCCATACGCGTCTCGGCGAGCAGGGGAATAACCTCTCTGTCGGGCAAAAACAGCTGCTGGCGCTGGCGCGGGTATTAGTCGCGACGCCACAAATCCTGATCCTTGATGAAGCCACCGCCAGTATTGATTCAGGGACCGAGCAGGCGATCCAGCAGGCGCTGGCGGCGGTGCGCGAACACACCACGCTGGTGGTGATCGCCCACCGGCTCTCCACCATTGTCGAGGCGGACACTATTCTGGTGCTTCACCGCGGTCAGGCGGTGGAGCGAGGGACGCACCATCAGCTGCTGGCCGCCCGGGGTCGCTACTGGCAGATGTACCAGCTTCAGCTTGCTGGTGAAGAGCTGGCGGCCAGCGTGCGCGAAGAGGCGCATCCGGCCTGA